One window of the Candidatus Microbacterium colombiense genome contains the following:
- a CDS encoding GntR family transcriptional regulator, which produces MIEEGKPLFLQIAEQIEDSIVDGSLAEEAQAPSTNELAAFYRINPATAAKGVAMLTDKGVLYKRRGIGMFVADGAKEILLGERRAVFADRYLDPLLAEARTLGLSADDLADLLRQRAAHTIAEGKNPA; this is translated from the coding sequence GTGATCGAAGAAGGCAAACCGCTCTTCCTCCAGATCGCCGAGCAGATCGAGGACTCGATCGTCGACGGCTCGCTCGCCGAAGAGGCGCAGGCTCCTTCCACGAATGAGCTCGCCGCGTTCTACCGCATCAATCCAGCCACCGCAGCCAAGGGAGTCGCCATGCTGACCGACAAGGGCGTGCTGTACAAGCGCCGCGGCATCGGGATGTTCGTGGCCGACGGCGCCAAGGAGATCCTCCTCGGCGAGCGTCGGGCCGTGTTCGCCGACCGCTACCTCGACCCACTCCTCGCCGAAGCCCGCACGCTCGGGCTCAGCGCCGACGACCTCGCGGACCTGCTCCGGCAGCGCGCCGCACACACCATCGCAGAAGGGAAGAACCCCGCATGA
- a CDS encoding methyltransferase has product MPEFPYSRLRRWPDVEADNLQAHDATDLLLIARAVAAVSERGLGGTEIAVIGDEYGAITLALADAGLHGIRVHQDLATGRRALARNAEQLELDGFRPHELDAALLTGARLVLLQLPKGLAELEQIADAVARWAAPDVVLIAGGRVKHMTLTQNEVLGRSFDRVQAERAERKSRLVIAEEPREVPAAPPYPVTAVHDGMTVVAHGGAFAGPRIDIGTRVLLEVLDADRSQLLKNSPNPAESGPNPADSGSFSGVVNAHPARTVVDLGCGTGVLAVAYARAHPDVRVIATDRSAAAVASARETVARNGLADRITVTHDDAASDLPDASADVVLLNPPFHLGNSVHTGAATRLFGAAARVLRPGGELLTVFNSSLAYRPELTRLIGPTEQLQRTSKFTVTRSIRRR; this is encoded by the coding sequence GTGCCGGAGTTCCCCTACAGCCGCCTGCGCCGCTGGCCCGACGTCGAGGCGGACAACCTGCAGGCGCACGACGCGACCGACCTGCTGCTCATCGCGCGCGCTGTCGCCGCCGTCTCTGAGCGGGGGCTCGGCGGCACCGAGATCGCCGTGATCGGCGACGAGTACGGGGCGATCACGCTTGCACTGGCCGACGCGGGGCTGCACGGAATCCGCGTGCATCAGGATCTCGCGACGGGGCGCCGTGCGCTCGCGCGCAATGCCGAGCAGCTCGAACTCGACGGCTTCCGCCCCCACGAACTCGATGCGGCTCTGCTCACCGGCGCCCGCCTCGTGCTGCTGCAACTGCCGAAGGGGCTCGCGGAGCTCGAGCAGATCGCCGACGCTGTCGCCCGATGGGCCGCGCCTGACGTGGTGCTCATTGCCGGAGGACGCGTGAAGCACATGACGCTCACGCAGAACGAGGTGCTGGGTCGCAGCTTCGACCGGGTGCAGGCCGAGCGCGCCGAGCGCAAGTCGCGGCTGGTGATCGCCGAAGAGCCGCGGGAGGTGCCGGCGGCTCCGCCCTACCCGGTCACCGCGGTGCATGACGGCATGACGGTCGTCGCGCACGGCGGGGCCTTCGCGGGGCCTCGGATCGACATCGGCACGCGGGTGCTGCTCGAGGTGCTCGACGCCGACCGTTCACAACTCCTCAAGAACTCCCCGAATCCGGCCGAATCGGGGCCGAATCCGGCCGACAGCGGCAGTTTCTCCGGAGTTGTGAACGCCCACCCGGCGCGCACCGTCGTCGATCTCGGCTGCGGCACCGGTGTGCTGGCTGTCGCGTACGCCCGGGCGCACCCCGATGTGCGCGTGATCGCGACCGACCGCTCCGCCGCGGCCGTCGCCTCGGCCCGCGAGACGGTTGCGCGCAACGGTCTCGCCGACCGCATCACGGTCACCCACGACGACGCCGCGTCGGACCTGCCCGATGCGAGCGCCGACGTCGTGCTGCTCAACCCCCCGTTCCACCTCGGCAACAGCGTGCACACGGGCGCGGCGACGAGGCTCTTCGGGGCCGCGGCCCGGGTGCTGCGACCGGGCGGTGAGCTGCTCACGGTCTTCAATTCCTCCCTCGCCTATCGCCCCGAACTGACCCGTCTGATCGGTCCCACCGAGCAGCTGCAGCGCACCTCGAAGTTCACGGTCACGCGCAGCATCCGCCGCCGCTGA
- a CDS encoding ABC transporter permease subunit yields MSSALPVFRRSIRESWRGVLGWSVGVAAVLFLYLPLYPSFGTGGELQSIIDALPKQLVQTIGYDQISTGAGYTQSTFYGLIGFLLLTIAAVIWGAGAIAGAEESGRLELDLAHGIGRVSYAAESALSVLVRLAWLGAFAGVLVWVMNEPAKLGIDPPRIIGASAALVGLAFLSAAAGLFAGALTGRKVWATAVGAGIAVLGYVLQAVAKQSSDVEWLNALSPYAWVYHRSPLLDGVDLGGLALVWGIALVLAAASALVLERRDITA; encoded by the coding sequence ATGAGTAGCGCGCTGCCGGTGTTCCGTCGCAGCATCCGCGAGTCGTGGCGTGGCGTGCTCGGCTGGTCGGTCGGCGTCGCCGCGGTGCTGTTCCTGTACCTGCCCCTGTACCCGAGCTTCGGCACCGGCGGGGAACTGCAGAGCATCATCGACGCACTCCCGAAGCAGCTGGTGCAGACGATCGGCTACGACCAGATCTCCACAGGCGCCGGCTACACGCAGAGCACGTTCTACGGCCTCATCGGGTTCCTGCTGCTGACGATCGCCGCGGTCATCTGGGGTGCCGGTGCGATCGCCGGTGCCGAAGAGTCCGGCCGCCTCGAACTCGACCTGGCCCACGGCATCGGTCGCGTCAGCTACGCCGCCGAATCCGCGCTCTCGGTGCTCGTGCGCCTGGCCTGGCTGGGCGCCTTCGCCGGGGTGCTGGTGTGGGTGATGAACGAACCGGCGAAGCTCGGCATCGATCCGCCGCGCATCATCGGGGCGAGCGCCGCCCTGGTCGGACTCGCGTTCCTCAGCGCCGCCGCCGGCCTCTTCGCGGGTGCGCTCACCGGGCGCAAGGTCTGGGCGACCGCTGTCGGCGCCGGGATCGCGGTGCTGGGCTACGTGTTGCAGGCCGTGGCGAAGCAGTCCTCCGACGTCGAGTGGCTGAACGCACTCTCGCCGTACGCCTGGGTATACCACCGGTCACCCCTGCTCGACGGTGTGGATCTCGGCGGTCTCGCGCTCGTCTGGGGGATCGCGCTCGTGCTCGCCGCGGCATCCGCCCTCGTGCTCGAGCGTCGCGACATCACGGCATAG
- a CDS encoding ABC transporter ATP-binding protein, with the protein MSAAIEITGLHKKYGHHTALHRLDLRVAPGTVFGLIGPNGAGKTTTLRTLVDIIRPTSGTALVLGEDPRRGGAALRRRIGYVPGELHLDGRVTGHRLLAFYAEVSGPVAPGAAQQLAERIGVDLTRPVHTLSKGNKQKLGLIQAFMHHPELLILDEPTSGLDPLVQREFLQMVREARDAGQTVLLSSHVLSEIQQTADEVAVLADGRIVADGDVASLRLGAVRRVRASIASTDAAGIHSSFASVPGFGGVEAQSRDGLVHLSGTVDGAIDPLLKHLARFEVRDLTIEEPDLEESVLRLYGEAAQERGDGHE; encoded by the coding sequence ATGAGCGCTGCGATCGAGATCACCGGGCTGCACAAGAAGTACGGCCACCACACCGCGCTGCACCGGCTCGATCTGCGCGTGGCGCCCGGCACGGTCTTCGGACTGATCGGCCCGAACGGCGCCGGCAAGACGACCACCCTGCGCACCCTGGTCGACATCATCCGACCGACCTCCGGCACGGCTCTGGTGCTCGGCGAGGATCCGCGGCGCGGCGGCGCGGCCCTCCGGCGCCGGATCGGATACGTGCCGGGCGAGCTGCATCTCGACGGTCGCGTCACCGGTCATCGCCTGCTCGCGTTCTACGCCGAGGTGTCGGGCCCGGTCGCTCCCGGCGCCGCGCAGCAGCTCGCGGAGCGGATCGGTGTCGATCTCACCCGCCCCGTGCACACCCTGTCGAAGGGCAACAAGCAGAAGCTCGGGCTCATCCAGGCGTTCATGCACCACCCGGAACTGCTCATCCTCGACGAGCCGACGAGCGGCCTCGATCCGCTCGTGCAGCGCGAGTTCCTGCAGATGGTGCGCGAGGCACGCGACGCCGGGCAGACCGTGCTGCTCAGTTCTCACGTGCTCAGCGAGATCCAGCAGACCGCCGACGAGGTCGCGGTGCTGGCCGACGGACGCATCGTGGCCGACGGGGATGTGGCGTCGCTGCGACTCGGCGCGGTGCGGCGGGTGCGTGCGTCGATCGCGTCAACGGATGCCGCCGGCATCCACTCCTCCTTCGCCTCGGTGCCCGGTTTCGGCGGGGTCGAGGCGCAGTCACGCGACGGCCTCGTGCACCTCTCCGGCACCGTCGACGGCGCGATCGATCCGCTGCTGAAGCACCTCGCCCGATTCGAGGTGCGTGACCTCACGATCGAGGAGCCCGACCTGGAGGAGTCCGTGCTGCGGCTGTACGGGGAGGCCGCGCAGGAGCGCGGTGACGGACATGAGTAG
- a CDS encoding helix-turn-helix domain-containing protein: MSEEQKRPDPVWMTSAMLKAYTHPLRREMLHLFRQREHLRAADIAEALGVAANSASFHLRVLADAGLIEEAPERARDRRDRVWALRKQALSLGGPENPVPDEVLGGVMMNALAEEHHEMLRRVLAWTPEYISGRTTETHAAFSQRSVRLTGAEFDALVERIEDVMTEAVEAHDAGDPDSRAWQIDLLAADDRI; the protein is encoded by the coding sequence ATGAGCGAGGAGCAGAAGCGACCCGATCCGGTGTGGATGACATCGGCCATGCTCAAGGCGTACACGCATCCGCTCCGCCGCGAGATGCTGCATCTGTTCCGTCAGCGCGAGCACCTGCGGGCGGCCGACATCGCCGAGGCGCTGGGTGTCGCGGCCAACAGTGCGAGTTTCCACCTGCGGGTGCTCGCCGACGCGGGGCTGATCGAAGAGGCGCCGGAGCGCGCCCGTGACCGCCGCGATCGCGTATGGGCCCTGCGCAAGCAGGCGCTGAGCCTCGGCGGGCCGGAGAACCCTGTGCCGGACGAGGTACTCGGTGGGGTCATGATGAACGCGCTCGCAGAGGAGCATCACGAGATGCTGCGCCGCGTGCTCGCCTGGACTCCCGAGTACATCAGCGGGCGCACCACCGAGACCCATGCGGCATTCTCCCAGCGCTCGGTGCGACTGACCGGGGCCGAGTTCGATGCACTCGTGGAGCGCATCGAAGACGTGATGACCGAGGCGGTCGAGGCGCATGACGCCGGCGACCCCGACAGTCGTGCGTGGCAGATCGACCTCCTGGCCGCCGATGACCGGATCTGA
- a CDS encoding ABC transporter ATP-binding protein — protein MSWLVVSIVLEMCAIAVLAVTVGWVGSNLYDGKAVDWRIFALLMAAFVLLRASSGTAAGTFGARVGTLYRRRALVSSVTASPDRVKSIGPGSALSKALDVEVVGDFLARASVGWILGSLEVGAAGVLILVSGLPVLMVGTVGVAVALLMVLGAALVRARRDWRSSRLSITAQSMEGLLGLETTQILDRSYASATQIDAELKEYRRLAGRVDAVAVIASVLPTAALVAVVLILFLGGSDPGAPGTIAAGIGIALLATSGIERLAAVIVDTAATMDAAHGLRELESFTVTSSEVSQIAALAGAVHQHSWDEDTLLEACHVTATFALGQGLTRPVDIVIRDGDRLLISAPSGFGKTTLGEVLSGEREPTGGVVRRRDGVVITRVLQADDDHMFGNSLLFNVASGVEWPPSDSLQTRARALMIELGLGSLLDTMPAGFAQPVGEGGWRLSTGERTRVSIAAALLREPDVLILDESIATLDGETREKILAACVRHSRATLLFAHWD, from the coding sequence GTGTCATGGCTCGTCGTCTCCATCGTGCTGGAGATGTGCGCAATCGCGGTCCTGGCTGTCACCGTCGGATGGGTTGGATCGAACCTCTACGACGGCAAGGCGGTGGACTGGAGGATTTTCGCCTTACTGATGGCCGCCTTCGTCCTGTTGCGAGCGTCGTCCGGCACCGCTGCCGGTACCTTTGGGGCCCGGGTAGGAACGCTGTACCGACGGCGGGCGCTCGTCTCCTCAGTAACGGCGTCCCCGGATCGGGTGAAGTCGATCGGGCCTGGATCGGCCCTGTCCAAAGCGCTCGACGTAGAGGTCGTGGGTGACTTCCTCGCTCGCGCAAGCGTCGGCTGGATCTTGGGGAGCCTCGAGGTCGGGGCGGCCGGTGTCCTCATCCTCGTCTCGGGACTCCCCGTTCTCATGGTGGGGACGGTGGGCGTCGCCGTCGCATTGTTGATGGTCCTCGGTGCAGCGCTGGTCCGGGCCAGGCGTGACTGGCGTTCGTCGCGCCTGTCTATTACAGCGCAGTCCATGGAGGGACTGCTCGGGCTCGAGACCACCCAGATCCTCGACCGGAGCTATGCGAGTGCAACGCAGATCGATGCTGAGCTGAAGGAGTACCGCCGGCTCGCCGGCCGAGTGGATGCGGTCGCCGTCATTGCGTCGGTGCTGCCAACCGCGGCGCTCGTCGCGGTTGTCCTCATCCTCTTCCTGGGGGGATCCGATCCGGGGGCGCCGGGGACCATCGCGGCCGGGATTGGGATAGCGCTCCTGGCCACCTCCGGCATCGAGAGGCTCGCTGCCGTGATCGTGGACACAGCAGCGACCATGGACGCAGCGCACGGCCTCCGCGAGTTGGAGAGCTTCACGGTGACGTCGTCCGAGGTCTCCCAAATTGCCGCCCTGGCTGGCGCTGTTCATCAGCACTCCTGGGACGAAGATACGCTGCTCGAGGCGTGTCACGTGACAGCGACGTTCGCACTGGGCCAAGGGCTCACGCGCCCGGTGGACATCGTCATCCGTGACGGTGACCGACTGCTCATCAGCGCCCCTTCGGGGTTTGGAAAGACGACGCTCGGCGAGGTCCTCTCCGGAGAGCGGGAGCCGACCGGAGGAGTTGTCAGACGTCGCGATGGTGTCGTCATCACGCGCGTTCTACAGGCAGACGACGACCACATGTTTGGAAATAGCCTGCTGTTCAATGTCGCGAGCGGGGTCGAATGGCCGCCCAGCGACTCGCTGCAAACCCGTGCTCGCGCGCTGATGATCGAGCTCGGGCTCGGCAGCCTGTTGGACACCATGCCCGCGGGGTTTGCGCAGCCCGTGGGGGAAGGGGGATGGAGGCTATCGACGGGGGAACGAACACGGGTGTCTATCGCGGCAGCGCTGCTCCGCGAACCTGACGTGCTGATCCTCGATGAATCGATCGCTACTCTCGACGGTGAGACAAGGGAGAAGATCCTCGCGGCCTGCGTGCGTCACAGCCGCGCGACGCTGCTTTTTGCCCACTGGGACTGA
- a CDS encoding GyrI-like domain-containing protein, which produces MSEIEITEKPLPAVRLAALTETVATQPEVAGVVGPLFDRVADALAPAGASLATPIAEYDMDENGVRITAGFVYDGPALDGIDIVELPAAASAVTGLHLGEMATIDRSWQALYDAITVRGAHAEGPCREVYVRAESEDQLDWITELQQPVVS; this is translated from the coding sequence ATGTCCGAGATCGAGATCACCGAGAAGCCCCTTCCCGCCGTGCGGCTGGCGGCCCTCACCGAGACGGTGGCGACGCAGCCCGAAGTCGCCGGGGTCGTGGGCCCGCTGTTCGACCGCGTCGCCGACGCGCTGGCTCCGGCGGGAGCCTCGTTGGCGACACCGATCGCCGAGTACGACATGGACGAGAACGGCGTGCGCATCACGGCCGGCTTCGTGTACGACGGTCCGGCGCTCGACGGCATCGACATCGTGGAGTTGCCCGCCGCCGCGAGCGCCGTCACCGGCCTCCACCTCGGCGAGATGGCGACGATCGATCGGAGCTGGCAGGCACTGTACGACGCGATCACCGTACGCGGAGCCCACGCCGAGGGACCATGCCGCGAAGTGTACGTACGAGCGGAGTCCGAAGACCAGCTCGACTGGATCACCGAGCTGCAGCAGCCCGTCGTCAGCTGA
- a CDS encoding ATP-binding cassette domain-containing protein, translating to MEARVARYRRNPPEVVQTSWLDCGPAALTSLLRGFSAPAPYERLRAMCNTGIDGTSIDSIEAVAVAAGLDAVQMVVPAEQILAVPEEYFPGIVVTVLPDGFAHFVVAWRRGRRRVALMDPASGRRSLPPRQFATELYRHDLEVPTEMWRAWASGPEFREGLLRRAIAVGVARDSAADLVALALQDEGPHGLAALDAALRSEERGSARFTRSAVLHARLREHVVSRGTSLERSSWSCVIPDDVSSGQVTLRGAVLLRAKSWNADAAEPQTRAELAIPEPNPYRTVIEAVKRVSWLPVALILIAFATAVANALQLLGFRSMLGPDGLHFGLMIAIILGLTVLRGVATVGSLALGRQLDVHVRGAWMRAPSKLPASFIRSRPVSDIVFRAHSTHRLREFPSRAMQILTAAFIATIAMAVVMLAAPQAMLAVSMLFLAAVSIPWLFSRALAQADLRAQTLSGCLARPVSDALLGAQALHQKGVASALLAEHDVLAAGWQSALQRLNFLTGLSRAIAGSVAVLALAWCLHDVAGESAGLTLLVMVLGILIIDAGSTCAQVLQTFPSVRSTLLRQSGPLNAVRIGRQCPTARLDAESAIVLEEVHVQNGSVDVLRDVSLKIPHGAHVAVVGATGSGKSTLLSVVLGTTETSAGTVSRADRRDTAGSSWAAPTAWLWGATVRSNVAFAGSRLSSSVESRLSLVGVDDPEAFARREVGEGGALLSDGEAQRVRLARALGRPDASVVVLDEALRGLPRKQRTATLGAIREVWSESVVLCALHEMSDAATFDLVVVMEGGRVVEFDDPRKLLADETSRFRRLARSSERRPHGWKRVDLASLSSVSARHGAPDSSVDS from the coding sequence ATGGAGGCAAGAGTGGCACGGTATCGGAGAAACCCGCCGGAGGTCGTTCAGACATCGTGGCTGGATTGTGGTCCAGCGGCCCTCACCTCATTGCTGCGGGGATTCTCGGCTCCGGCGCCGTACGAGCGTCTCCGCGCGATGTGCAACACCGGAATCGACGGAACCTCCATCGACAGTATCGAGGCGGTGGCGGTGGCGGCCGGACTCGACGCGGTTCAGATGGTCGTACCGGCCGAGCAGATACTCGCCGTGCCGGAAGAGTATTTTCCGGGGATCGTCGTGACGGTGCTCCCTGATGGCTTCGCTCACTTCGTGGTGGCCTGGCGGCGCGGACGGCGACGTGTCGCCCTGATGGACCCGGCGTCGGGTCGAAGAAGTCTTCCACCCAGACAGTTCGCGACTGAGTTGTATAGACACGACCTCGAAGTGCCGACGGAGATGTGGCGCGCGTGGGCGAGCGGGCCCGAGTTTCGAGAGGGCCTTCTCAGGCGCGCGATTGCCGTCGGAGTGGCTCGCGACTCTGCGGCGGATCTGGTCGCGCTCGCGCTGCAAGATGAGGGGCCGCACGGCCTCGCGGCCCTTGACGCCGCGTTGCGGTCGGAGGAGCGTGGCAGTGCTCGCTTCACGCGCAGCGCGGTGCTGCATGCGCGTCTGCGGGAGCACGTCGTATCCCGGGGCACGAGCCTGGAGCGTTCTTCGTGGTCGTGTGTCATCCCGGACGACGTCTCTAGCGGGCAGGTCACTCTTCGCGGAGCCGTTCTACTGAGGGCCAAGTCGTGGAACGCCGACGCGGCGGAACCGCAGACGCGTGCTGAGTTGGCCATACCGGAGCCGAATCCGTATCGGACTGTGATTGAGGCGGTGAAACGGGTCAGCTGGTTGCCGGTCGCGCTTATCCTCATCGCGTTCGCAACCGCCGTCGCGAACGCACTTCAACTCCTCGGGTTCCGGTCGATGCTCGGTCCCGACGGCCTGCATTTCGGTCTGATGATCGCGATAATCCTGGGGCTGACCGTATTGCGGGGAGTCGCCACCGTGGGCTCGCTTGCGCTCGGGCGACAGTTGGATGTGCACGTGCGTGGAGCATGGATGCGGGCGCCGAGCAAGCTCCCCGCGTCGTTCATCCGGTCTCGGCCGGTGTCTGACATCGTGTTCCGAGCTCACAGCACCCATCGCCTTCGAGAGTTCCCGAGCCGCGCCATGCAGATCCTGACTGCTGCTTTCATCGCCACGATCGCGATGGCTGTAGTGATGCTCGCCGCCCCCCAAGCCATGCTTGCGGTCAGCATGCTGTTCCTCGCCGCCGTTTCGATCCCCTGGCTCTTCTCGCGCGCTCTTGCGCAGGCGGACCTTCGGGCGCAGACCCTCAGCGGGTGTCTCGCCCGCCCAGTGTCGGATGCCCTGCTCGGAGCCCAAGCGCTCCATCAGAAGGGCGTCGCGTCCGCGCTTCTCGCTGAGCATGATGTGCTCGCCGCGGGGTGGCAGAGCGCACTGCAGCGACTGAACTTCCTGACCGGACTCTCCCGAGCGATCGCGGGCTCTGTGGCCGTCCTCGCCCTCGCCTGGTGCCTGCACGATGTCGCCGGCGAGAGCGCAGGGCTCACTCTTCTGGTGATGGTGCTGGGGATTCTGATCATCGATGCGGGCTCGACATGCGCACAGGTCTTGCAAACGTTCCCTTCTGTGCGCTCAACTCTGCTGCGGCAAAGCGGCCCGCTCAATGCGGTACGCATCGGACGGCAGTGCCCCACTGCGAGACTCGACGCGGAGTCGGCGATCGTCCTGGAAGAGGTTCACGTTCAAAACGGATCTGTCGATGTCCTGCGCGACGTCAGCCTGAAGATTCCTCACGGTGCTCATGTGGCGGTGGTGGGCGCGACTGGATCTGGGAAGTCGACGCTCTTGTCCGTCGTGTTGGGAACGACGGAGACCAGTGCGGGAACGGTCAGTCGCGCTGACCGGCGAGACACCGCCGGATCAAGTTGGGCGGCACCGACCGCGTGGCTGTGGGGAGCGACGGTGCGGAGCAACGTCGCGTTTGCAGGGTCGAGGCTCTCCTCGTCTGTGGAATCACGGTTGTCTCTGGTTGGTGTGGACGATCCCGAGGCCTTTGCGCGTCGGGAGGTGGGCGAAGGAGGAGCGCTTCTCTCGGACGGTGAAGCACAGCGAGTGCGACTGGCTCGAGCGCTTGGACGACCGGATGCGTCGGTGGTCGTGCTGGATGAGGCCCTGCGGGGGTTGCCGCGAAAGCAACGTACCGCCACGCTCGGCGCCATACGAGAAGTCTGGTCAGAATCAGTGGTGCTCTGCGCATTGCACGAGATGTCCGATGCTGCCACGTTCGATCTCGTCGTAGTGATGGAGGGTGGACGAGTGGTGGAGTTCGATGATCCTCGCAAACTGCTTGCCGATGAGACCAGCCGTTTCCGCAGACTTGCGCGCTCTTCCGAGCGACGGCCTCACGGATGGAAGCGCGTCGACCTCGCATCTCTTTCATCGGTGAGCGCGCGACACGGCGCCCCTGACAGCTCCGTTGACTCATGA
- a CDS encoding MFS transporter has translation MTTVTAHRLWRNTRYLIWLVSDTSKGMAAALFGFAIPLLALIITNDPAQAGIVGAAAMVARLLATLMGGILADRHPRIALMLWGSLLGILLAGAFTALALTDSLTFVTLLVIDVLLAARSGLFDVAGESAIKEIVPDDAMGRAQAANQGRDAALQLAGGPLGGLLLGVGGWLIGVAMTVCHVIAALTAWMLERGRSTAAGENGDEAPALRRAALEHAAPAADDPGFDTASVWREMREGFTWLLSRPDLGGVLVITTMINLGFNAAITTVIYALQQDGYSELMIGTISAGIGIAMLVGAFVAPLLVPRIGAGVLTIAGLAVAAVAVIGLSFVTTPWAIIAVLGGAVLLLPSLNAGMMGYFMVATPTHLLGRAGSAAGVLGMGAMPLAPLIAGFGLTVLGRDGTILICAALCLIAVGLAVGNRALRALPVESRWAEHARQYEVG, from the coding sequence ATGACCACCGTGACCGCGCACCGCCTGTGGCGCAACACCCGCTATCTGATCTGGCTCGTGAGCGACACGAGCAAGGGCATGGCCGCGGCACTGTTCGGATTCGCGATCCCCCTGCTGGCCCTGATCATCACGAACGACCCCGCCCAGGCCGGCATCGTCGGCGCCGCGGCGATGGTCGCCCGCCTGCTCGCGACGCTGATGGGCGGCATCCTTGCCGATCGGCATCCGCGCATCGCCCTGATGCTGTGGGGGTCGCTCCTCGGCATACTGCTCGCCGGCGCGTTCACGGCGCTCGCCCTCACCGACTCGCTCACCTTCGTGACCCTGCTGGTGATCGACGTGCTGCTCGCGGCGCGCAGCGGCCTGTTCGACGTCGCGGGCGAGAGTGCGATCAAGGAGATCGTGCCCGACGACGCCATGGGCCGCGCGCAGGCCGCGAACCAGGGCCGGGATGCCGCGCTGCAGCTCGCCGGCGGCCCCCTCGGCGGACTCCTGCTCGGCGTGGGCGGCTGGCTGATCGGCGTCGCCATGACCGTCTGTCATGTGATCGCCGCGCTCACCGCGTGGATGCTGGAGCGCGGCCGCTCGACCGCTGCGGGCGAAAACGGAGACGAAGCGCCCGCGCTCCGGCGCGCCGCGCTCGAACACGCCGCCCCCGCGGCAGATGATCCCGGTTTCGACACGGCATCCGTGTGGCGGGAGATGCGCGAGGGTTTCACCTGGCTGCTCTCGCGCCCCGATCTGGGTGGAGTGCTCGTGATCACCACGATGATCAACCTGGGGTTCAATGCCGCGATCACGACCGTGATCTACGCGTTGCAGCAGGACGGATACTCAGAACTCATGATCGGCACGATCTCGGCGGGGATCGGGATCGCGATGCTCGTCGGAGCGTTCGTGGCACCCCTGCTCGTGCCCCGCATCGGTGCCGGCGTGCTCACGATCGCCGGTCTCGCGGTCGCCGCCGTCGCCGTGATCGGGCTCTCGTTCGTGACGACTCCGTGGGCGATCATCGCCGTGCTCGGCGGCGCGGTGCTGCTGCTGCCGTCGCTCAACGCCGGGATGATGGGCTACTTCATGGTCGCGACCCCGACGCATCTGCTCGGTCGGGCAGGCAGCGCCGCGGGCGTGCTGGGCATGGGCGCGATGCCCCTCGCACCGCTGATCGCCGGCTTCGGCCTCACGGTTCTCGGTCGCGACGGGACGATCCTCATCTGCGCGGCGCTGTGTCTGATCGCGGTCGGCCTGGCCGTCGGCAACCGGGCCCTCCGCGCACTTCCGGTCGAATCACGCTGGGCGGAACACGCGAGGCAGTACGAGGTGGGCTGA
- a CDS encoding ABC transporter ATP-binding protein has translation MTTVIEVQNLTKRYKDKRALDDVSLTIEGGAIYGLLGRNGAGKTTLMSILTAQNFESSGTVRVFGEHPYENSRVLGRICFVRESQKYPDDAYPKHAFKAASLFFPNWDQALADELVTEFQLPMKQTIKKLSRGQLSAVGVIIGLASRADLTFFDEPYLGLDAVARQIFYDRLLEDYAEHPRTVILSSHLIDEVSNLIEKVIVIDNGTILLNEDTDAVRDRAVTVVGDAATVDAWVGGREVLHREALGRVASVTVLGALSTEERAEVTSAGLDLAPVSLQQLIVRLTQKADARSAVKEEVR, from the coding sequence ATGACCACCGTCATCGAGGTGCAGAACCTCACCAAGCGCTACAAGGACAAGCGAGCGCTCGACGACGTCTCGCTCACGATCGAGGGCGGCGCGATCTACGGCCTGCTCGGACGCAACGGGGCCGGCAAGACGACGCTGATGTCGATCCTCACTGCTCAGAACTTCGAGTCGTCCGGCACCGTGCGCGTGTTCGGCGAGCACCCCTACGAGAACTCGCGCGTGCTCGGCCGCATCTGCTTCGTGCGAGAGAGCCAGAAGTACCCGGACGACGCCTATCCGAAGCACGCGTTCAAGGCTGCGAGCCTGTTCTTCCCGAACTGGGACCAGGCCCTCGCCGACGAACTCGTCACCGAGTTCCAGCTGCCCATGAAGCAGACGATCAAGAAGCTCTCCCGCGGGCAGCTGTCGGCGGTCGGCGTGATCATCGGCCTCGCCTCGCGCGCCGACCTCACGTTCTTCGACGAGCCCTACCTCGGCCTCGACGCGGTCGCCCGGCAGATCTTCTACGACCGGCTTCTCGAGGACTACGCGGAGCACCCGCGCACCGTCATCCTCTCGTCTCACCTGATCGACGAGGTCTCCAACCTCATCGAGAAGGTGATCGTGATCGACAACGGCACGATCCTCCTGAACGAAGACACGGATGCCGTGCGCGATCGCGCGGTGACCGTCGTCGGCGATGCCGCCACAGTGGACGCCTGGGTGGGCGGCCGCGAGGTGCTTCATCGAGAAGCGCTCGGCCGCGTGGCATCCGTCACCGTGCTGGGCGCACTGTCCACCGAGGAGCGAGCCGAGGTGACATCGGCGGGTCTCGACCTGGCGCCGGTGTCGCTGCAGCAGCTCATCGTGCGACTCACCCAGAAGGCCGACGCGCGGTCGGCCGTGAAAGAGGAGGTCCGCTGA